The Mytilus galloprovincialis chromosome 2, xbMytGall1.hap1.1, whole genome shotgun sequence genome has a window encoding:
- the LOC143064458 gene encoding cytochrome P450 3A24-like, protein MDFFGIATIPGWLVTILLFLTTMCLYSLYCQTFFWRFGIPGPRPTLFLGNFMLYMKKGVLKADIEMVEKHGKFFGQYFGNMSSLLVSDVDIIKQICIKDFSKFPNRLAEGDNNDPYLKDAVSIARDEHWKFLRSSISPTFSSGKMRQMMPLLQKCVNDMVEKMKKDTENGEVVDVCKYCGSFSMDVIASTAFGIDVDAQNDPDNAFIKNAKKAFSSGFKNPMVLLIIFFPFTRRLLPYLKISTMSKDMAIFFNSAVNTVIEERRSDNTKRQDLLGLMLNAHTDKEKSEENIELSSSTLKDFKKRPLTNNEILANSLIFFLAGYETTANVLSFVLYCLALYPDYADKVRHEVADNIGKEKPTYDNVSKLQYLDMFVCEVLRLYGSAARFNRITEEDIEIGGYTIPKGTDIQFPVGAIHRDPELWPEPEVFDPERFTPENKEKRHPYAWLPFGVGPRNCVGMRLALTELKMAAVTIVQNFTVVRCDETEVPITFHKGGFIKAQNGIKLKLEKR, encoded by the exons ataCTCTTTATACTGCCAAACATTCTTCTGGAGATTTGGTATTCCTGGGCCTAGGCCTACTTTATTCTTGGGAAATTTTATGCTCTATATGAAAAAG GGTGTGTTAAAAGCAGACATTGAAATGGTGGAGAAACACGGAAAGTTTTTTGG GCAGTATTTTGGAAACATGTCTTCATTACTGGTCTCTGATGTTGatatcataaaacaaatttgcattaaagatttctcaaaatttccaaaCAGACTG GCTGAAGGTGATAACAATGATCCCTACCTAAAGGATGCCGTATCAATTGCACGTGACGAACACTGGAAGTTTTTGAGGTCATCAATTTCTCCTACATTTTCTTCCGGAAAAATGAGACAG ATGATGCCATTGCTTCAGAAATGTGTTAATGACATGGTTGAAAAAATGAAGAAAGATACAGAAAATGGAGAAGTAGTCGATGTGTGCAA GTACTGTGGTTCGTTTTCAATGGATGTAATAGCCAGTACAGCTTTCGGTATAGACGTAGATGCCCAAAACGATCCAGATAATGCGTTTATCAAGAATGCGAAGAAAGCCTTTTCATCTGGGTTTAAAAATCCAATGGTACTGCTTATCA tatttttccCGTTTACAAGAAGATTGCTTCCATACTTGAAAatatcaacaatgagcaaagataTGGCGATTTTTTTTAACTCTGCTGTCAACACTGTTATCGAAGAAAGAAGGTCGGACAACACG AAAAGACAAGACTTATTAGGACTTATGTTAAACGCACATACAGACAAAGAAAAAAGTGAGGAAAATATAGAATTGTCATCTTCAACTCTAAAGGATTTCAAGAAAAGAC CCCTtacaaacaacgaaatattagCAAATAGTCTTATATTCTTTTTGGCTGGATATGAAACTACTGCGAATGTGTTATCCTTCGTCCTGTATTGTCTAGCTTTATATCCAGATTATGCTGACAAGGTTCGACATGAAGTTGCTGATAACATTGGAAAG GAAAAACCAACATATGACAACGTCTCAAAGCTTCAGTATTTAGATATGTTCGTTTGTGAGGTCCTTCGGTTGTATGGTTCGGCTGCAAG GTTTAATCGAATAACAGAAGAAGATATAGAAATTGGTGGATATACAATACCCAAAGGAACTGATATTCAATTTCCAGTTGGTGCCATTCACAGAGATCCCGAGTTATGGCCTGAACCAGAGGTTTTTGATCCTGAAAG GTTCACACCAGAAAACAAAGAGAAACGTCACCCGTATGCGTGGTTACCATTTGGTGTTGGTCCTCGTAATTGTGTTGGTATGAGACTAGCACTTACAGAACTTAAAATGGCTGCTGTTACCATAGTACAAAATTTTACTGTTGTTAGATGTGATGAAACTGAG GTTCCAATCACATTTCATAAAGGTGGCTTTATTAAAGCACAGAATGGTATTAAACTGAAATTGGAGAAGAGATAG